One stretch of Verrucomicrobiota bacterium DNA includes these proteins:
- a CDS encoding AAA family ATPase, with protein MPGASQKAEGSGEDTPYSSRYSTSIFASESEELIDSPLNSTTKRIFVAATRQNQGKTTTSLGLLGAMKKFSPDIGYIKPIGQRFVQIEGQKIDEDSVLFDSVYHLDVPIGAMSPVAIDGRMTRWYLENPSRKLEHLIDLICRAFDRAAFEKDYIIIEGSGHAGVGSVFDLSNAAIAKILGAKAIIVSEGGIGSPVDEIAMNKALFDQFGVEVIGAILNKVLPDKLDVIREYAGRGLERLGIPLLGTLPLRKRLQAPTFSQVVKEINGRWLNGAEHGKKERILRVIIGAMTAKGVVDYIQPGVLIITPGDREDVLFSAIASANISQKQVVSGIILTRNILPHPKLMDLIGQTPIPVVICGEDSYTVASKINNMTVKTLPTDEDKIPIIQEIVSENTDMEKIRNAFAEGRQGRSKK; from the coding sequence ATGCCTGGTGCTTCACAGAAGGCAGAGGGGTCGGGAGAGGACACTCCTTACTCCTCCCGATACTCGACCTCGATCTTTGCCTCCGAATCAGAGGAACTCATCGATTCTCCGCTCAACTCGACTACAAAAAGGATTTTTGTCGCGGCAACCCGCCAAAATCAGGGAAAGACAACCACGTCGCTCGGTCTTTTGGGGGCGATGAAAAAATTCTCGCCGGACATTGGTTACATCAAGCCTATTGGGCAGCGTTTTGTTCAGATTGAAGGCCAAAAGATTGATGAGGACTCCGTCCTTTTCGATTCCGTGTACCACTTGGACGTTCCGATCGGTGCAATGAGTCCAGTGGCAATCGATGGACGGATGACCCGCTGGTATTTGGAGAATCCTAGCCGCAAGCTGGAGCACTTGATCGATCTCATTTGCCGTGCCTTTGACCGGGCGGCTTTCGAGAAGGACTACATCATTATTGAAGGAAGCGGTCATGCGGGTGTCGGTTCGGTGTTTGATCTCTCAAACGCAGCCATTGCAAAGATCCTTGGGGCGAAAGCGATTATTGTTTCGGAAGGAGGAATAGGGTCCCCTGTTGACGAGATTGCGATGAACAAAGCGCTGTTTGATCAGTTTGGAGTCGAAGTGATCGGAGCTATTTTGAACAAGGTTCTTCCAGACAAGTTGGACGTGATACGTGAATATGCTGGGCGAGGTTTGGAACGGCTGGGAATTCCCTTGCTCGGAACACTCCCTTTGCGCAAACGGCTCCAGGCTCCAACATTCTCGCAAGTCGTCAAGGAGATCAACGGAAGGTGGTTGAATGGGGCTGAGCATGGTAAGAAGGAGCGAATTCTCCGGGTCATCATTGGAGCAATGACTGCCAAGGGTGTCGTCGACTACATTCAGCCAGGAGTTCTGATCATTACTCCCGGTGACCGCGAAGACGTTCTCTTTTCAGCAATTGCCAGCGCCAATATTTCCCAGAAGCAAGTGGTGTCCGGTATCATCCTTACGAGGAATATTCTACCCCATCCTAAACTAATGGATTTGATCGGCCAGACGCCTATACCCGTCGTGATTTGTGGTGAAGACAGTTACACGGTCGCCTCGAAAATCAACAACATGACCGTCAAGACGCTACCGACCGACGAAGACAAGATTCCAATTATCCAGGAGATCGTCTCCGAGAATACGGATATGGAGAAGATCCGAAATGCTTTTGCGGAAGGCAGACAGGGGAGGAGTAAAAAGTAA
- a CDS encoding peroxiredoxin, whose amino-acid sequence MLNRIVLLTVMFGLFSANADPLPIGSKAPVLTVTTSEDVELDLSSVYEKGPVLVYFYPKADTPGCTAQACNLRDSFEELSAEGIEVVGVSTDNVKSQAAFKEKYSLPFTLVADSDSRLVDAFGVPTRIGFASRQSFLIIDGKVAWRDLKAKPKTQAEEALAALKRDGER is encoded by the coding sequence ATGCTGAATCGAATCGTCTTACTCACCGTTATGTTTGGTTTATTCTCTGCAAATGCTGATCCGCTGCCGATCGGTTCCAAGGCTCCTGTCCTGACGGTTACCACGAGTGAAGATGTCGAGTTGGATCTTTCCAGTGTTTATGAAAAGGGTCCTGTTCTCGTCTATTTTTATCCGAAGGCGGATACCCCCGGTTGCACTGCGCAGGCCTGCAACCTTCGCGATTCCTTTGAGGAGCTCTCCGCCGAGGGAATTGAGGTCGTTGGGGTGAGCACAGACAACGTCAAATCCCAGGCTGCCTTCAAAGAAAAATACTCGCTACCTTTTACCCTGGTCGCCGATAGCGACTCCCGACTGGTCGATGCTTTTGGGGTCCCCACTAGAATCGGATTTGCTTCCCGTCAGTCCTTTTTGATCATTGACGGAAAAGTCGCCTGGCGTGACCTCAAGGCGAAGCCGAAGACGCAGGCTGAGGAAGCATTGGCTGCTTTAAAGAGAGATGGCGAACGTTAA
- a CDS encoding type 1 glutamine amidotransferase, which yields MSVYWLQHVPFEGLGRIEDWFVARGVTPKCVRLYAGDVLPPVEEVDFLIVMGGPMSVNDEEAFPWLTAEKEFIREVILKSVPVFGVCLGSQLIASVLGAEVYPAKEKEIGWWPLRVTADEASNTLFPDASRVFHWHGETFDLPKDAELLASTASCENQAFRVGDKVVGTQFHIETTAESAKALVENCGDELVDRSSYVQSAEEILSTPEENYRRIEPFLDQVLSSLWRSGGFSRRET from the coding sequence GTGAGCGTCTACTGGCTCCAACATGTTCCGTTCGAGGGGCTCGGCCGGATTGAAGATTGGTTTGTCGCACGCGGTGTGACTCCAAAGTGTGTTCGTCTCTATGCCGGTGACGTTCTTCCCCCCGTCGAGGAGGTTGATTTTCTCATCGTTATGGGTGGCCCGATGAGCGTAAACGACGAGGAAGCGTTTCCGTGGTTAACTGCCGAAAAGGAGTTCATCAGAGAGGTGATTTTGAAATCAGTTCCCGTTTTTGGCGTTTGTCTGGGTTCCCAGCTGATCGCCAGCGTGCTTGGAGCAGAAGTGTATCCAGCGAAAGAAAAGGAGATTGGTTGGTGGCCATTGCGGGTGACAGCGGATGAAGCGTCAAATACTCTATTTCCCGATGCATCTCGCGTTTTTCACTGGCACGGTGAGACCTTTGACTTGCCAAAAGATGCGGAGCTTCTGGCGTCTACTGCCTCTTGCGAGAATCAGGCGTTTCGAGTAGGAGATAAAGTCGTAGGAACGCAGTTCCACATCGAAACGACCGCTGAATCCGCGAAGGCCCTCGTCGAGAATTGTGGAGATGAGCTCGTTGACCGTTCTTCTTACGTTCAATCTGCGGAGGAGATTTTATCGACGCCTGAGGAAAACTACCGCCGGATTGAGCCCTTTTTGGATCAGGTTCTTTCCTCGTTGTGGCGGAGCGGCGGCTTTAGCCGCCGAGAGACTTGA
- a CDS encoding porin family protein has translation MKFARILSLALLSLFVSWGSVSASVYVQGIVQWFDSDFDNSTGIGARVGYAFNDLNSLELEYTYTDLDSIDTIYQEGSLSVPVQGEAKVNTILLNYRFTYPLTERFRILAGAGAGVAVSDLKVTTEFGDGDGTNAVFTYQFFAGAEFFLLPQLSFHAAFRYVDFDDFDYEDGDVTVLVRAGSANIVEAGVSYYF, from the coding sequence ATGAAGTTTGCCCGTATTCTGTCTCTCGCTCTCCTATCACTCTTCGTTTCCTGGGGAAGCGTGTCAGCAAGCGTCTACGTGCAGGGAATCGTCCAATGGTTTGATTCGGATTTTGACAACTCGACTGGCATCGGGGCTCGGGTCGGTTACGCATTCAACGATTTGAATTCACTGGAGCTGGAATATACCTACACAGACTTGGATTCGATCGACACGATCTACCAGGAGGGCAGCCTCAGCGTTCCCGTTCAAGGGGAAGCCAAGGTAAATACGATTCTGCTGAACTATCGCTTTACCTATCCGCTCACCGAACGCTTTCGTATTTTGGCTGGAGCCGGGGCTGGTGTAGCCGTTTCAGACCTAAAAGTAACTACTGAGTTCGGAGACGGTGACGGAACTAACGCCGTCTTTACCTATCAGTTTTTTGCCGGGGCAGAATTCTTTCTCCTTCCTCAGCTCTCCTTTCATGCTGCCTTTCGCTACGTGGATTTCGATGACTTTGATTACGAAGACGGTGACGTGACCGTCCTTGTGCGCGCAGGTAGTGCGAACATCGTAGAAGCAGGTGTTTCTTACTACTTTTAG
- a CDS encoding DoxX family protein, whose translation MPSWKKLAFGGAAASSAFSELGLLVLRVFAGLGMAFAHGLGKVPPESGFVDVVENLGFPSPTFFAWAAGFAELLGGLFLAAGFLTRLSALTILTTMLVAAFGHLAGAGFAAQEMALLYAAAMLPFLFAGCGRVGVDQLFRQS comes from the coding sequence ATGCCTTCATGGAAAAAACTCGCTTTTGGTGGTGCAGCCGCCTCCTCTGCCTTTTCCGAATTGGGCTTGCTGGTTTTGCGGGTATTTGCGGGTCTTGGGATGGCATTTGCTCATGGCCTGGGGAAGGTGCCACCAGAAAGCGGTTTTGTTGATGTGGTCGAGAATCTTGGCTTTCCCTCTCCTACTTTCTTTGCGTGGGCGGCTGGCTTCGCCGAGTTGCTCGGGGGTCTATTTCTTGCGGCAGGATTTCTGACCCGTCTCTCGGCTCTTACAATCCTGACCACCATGCTGGTTGCAGCTTTTGGTCATTTGGCTGGAGCGGGTTTTGCCGCGCAGGAAATGGCCCTTCTCTACGCCGCTGCGATGCTTCCCTTTCTCTTTGCCGGCTGTGGCCGGGTCGGTGTAGACCAACTTTTCCGTCAGAGCTAG